A segment of the Acidobacteriota bacterium genome:
TTACGCCCGCTCGTAGACCAGGGCGGCAACGAGTCCGCAGACGACGATCTGAACCGTTCCATAGACGAACCAAGCCATGGCCAGCGAGAGCGATATGGGCTGCACGGCGTAGGTGGCGAACGCCATCGGGACGGTGATCAGGAGGCCGACCAGCAGTCCGTACCGAATCCCTTCCATGGGGCCCTTGCCTTCGTAGCCTTTGGTGAAGATATAGGTGAAGAGCAGGGACCAGATCGCAGCGACAAGCACGATCAAGCCTGTGTTGATCTCCTCGGGCATTCGCCACAGGGAATAGGTTTCCTGGTAGTAGGGTGTCAAGAGCACTTGATGAATGATGAATCCCAGGACCTCGTGCACGATGAAAACGACCAGTGCGGTCAATAGGAATCGCTTCATGTTCACCTCTTCTCCTCTCCTTGTGTCGGAATTTGCATCGGTATGCAAGGTGCAATCCGAAGATTTCGTTCTGAATCTACTACGGTCGCTCCTTACTGATCCAGGAGGGTGCCCTAATGGTCCCGGCTGGAGAGTTCGTCGGCCAGAGCCTCCAAGCCGATGGCTTCGAGGTTGTGCCCTCTCGGATAACGATCCTCGCCCGAGTGCACCAGAAACGCCTTTTCCGGCTGTAGATCGGTCAGCGCGACCCGCAAGCCCCGCTCCACTTTGGGGGCGAGTCCGCGCTTGATCTCGATGGCCCAGAGGCGGCCTCTCGGAAGCTCCAGTATCAGGTCGACCTCGACGCCGGTGGCGGTGCGATAGAAGCTGGCTTGGGTGCGCTCGGCGGCGGCCCGGATCAGGGTTTCCAGGACGAATCCTTCCCAACTCTTGCCGGCGACGGGGTGACCGAGGACGCTCTCCTCATCATCGAGGCGCAGCAACGTGTGGACGATGCCGCTGTCGCGGACGTAGAGCCGGGGGGATTTCACCAGACGCTTCCGAACGTTGGCGAAAAACGGCGGCAGCCGGCGAACCGACAGCAGGTCAAACAGCAGGTCGAGGTACTTGGTCACGGTCTTGCCGTCGACGGCGAGAGCGCGGGCCAAATTCGCCGCGTTCAGTAGATCCCCCTGGCCATGGGCCAGCATGGTCCAGAGCCGCCGCAAGGTTTCGGCCGGGATCCGAGGCCCCAACTGAGGGATGTCCCGTTCCAGATAGCTCCGGACGAACTGATCCCGCCACCGCGCTCTCTGATGGTCGCTTGGCGCCAGAAAACTGGGCGGGAATCCACCCCTGATCCAGAGTGAAGTCCGGGTCTCTTCTCGGGTCTCCCGGATGTCCAGCGGCGACAGTTCCAGGCAGGCAATACGTCCAGCCAAGCTCTCGCCCGATTGCCGCAACAGATCGATGGAGGCGGAACCGAGAATGAGGAATTGGCCGGCGGCCTCGCCACCCCGGATGCGTTCGTCGATGAGAACGCGCAGGAGCTGGAAGAGCCCCGGCGCGCGTTGCACTTCGTCGAGCACCACGAGCCGTCCGCGCAGGGAGCGGAGGTAGGCGCCCTGATCCTCCAGCTTGGCCAGATCGGCGGGGTCTTCCAGATCCAGGTACACGCTGTCGGCAGTGCGTGCGATATCCCGGGCCAGAGTCGTCTTCCCGACCTGCCTGGGCCCAAGGAGGGCAACGGCCGGGAACTGACGCAGATATGACTCGACTTTGGGTCGCAACACTCGCGGAATCGTGGACACAACACTTGCAATTAGGGAACTGATCTCCAGGAATGCAAGTGTAAACGAGAAAATGAGGGGGTCTTGAGGTGGAAATTATTGTTTGACACTAGCTGTACTATGTGAAATAGTACAGCTATG
Coding sequences within it:
- a CDS encoding ATP-binding protein — translated: MLRPKVESYLRQFPAVALLGPRQVGKTTLARDIARTADSVYLDLEDPADLAKLEDQGAYLRSLRGRLVVLDEVQRAPGLFQLLRVLIDERIRGGEAAGQFLILGSASIDLLRQSGESLAGRIACLELSPLDIRETREETRTSLWIRGGFPPSFLAPSDHQRARWRDQFVRSYLERDIPQLGPRIPAETLRRLWTMLAHGQGDLLNAANLARALAVDGKTVTKYLDLLFDLLSVRRLPPFFANVRKRLVKSPRLYVRDSGIVHTLLRLDDEESVLGHPVAGKSWEGFVLETLIRAAAERTQASFYRTATGVEVDLILELPRGRLWAIEIKRGLAPKVERGLRVALTDLQPEKAFLVHSGEDRYPRGHNLEAIGLEALADELSSRDH